A genomic region of Notamacropus eugenii isolate mMacEug1 chromosome 3, mMacEug1.pri_v2, whole genome shotgun sequence contains the following coding sequences:
- the TRIM71 gene encoding E3 ubiquitin-protein ligase TRIM71 produces the protein MGRHVGHSFIYLQDALQDSRTLTIQLLADAQQGRQAIQLSIEQAQAVAEQVEMKAKVVQSEVKAVTSRHKKALEERECELLWKVEKIRQVKAKSLYLQVEKLRQNLNKLDNTISAVQQVLEEGRAMDILLARDRMLAQVQELKNVRSLLKPQEDDRVMFTPPDQALYLAIKSLGFVSSGAFAPLTKATGEGLKRALQGKVASFTVIGYDHDGEPRLSGGDLMTAVVMGPDGNLFGADVSDQQNGTYLVSYRPQLEGEHLVSVMICNQHIKNSPFKVLVKSGRSYVGIGLPGLAFGSEGDNDGKLCRPWGVSVDKEGYIIVADRSNNRIQVFKPCGTFHHKFGTLGSRPGQFDRPAGVACDSSRKIVVADKDNHRIQIFTFEGQFLLKFGEKGTKNGQFNYPWDVAVNSEGKILVSDTRNHRVQLFMPDGTFLNKYGFEGALWKHFDSPRGVTFNHEGHLVVTDFNNHRLLVIHPDCQSARFLGSEGTGNGQFLRPQGVAVDQEGRIIVADSRNHRVQIFESNGSFICKFGAQGSGFGQMDRPSGIAVTPDGMIVVVDFGNNRILIF, from the exons ATGGGGCGCCATGTTGGCCACAGCTTTATCTACCTCCAGGATGCCCTCCAAGACTCTCGAACCCTCACCATTCAGCTGCTGGCTGATGCCCAGCAAGGTCGTCAGGCCATTCAG CTGAGCATCGAACAGGCACAGGCTGTGGCGGAACAAGTCGAAATGAAAGCAAAAGTGGTCCAGTCTGAAGTCAAGGCGGTCACCTCAAGGCACAAGAAGGccctggaggagagagagtgTGAGCTGCTGTGGAAG GTGGAGAAGATCCGACAGGTCAAGGCCAAGTCTCTGTACCTGCAGGTGGAAAAGCTTCGTCAGAACCTTAACAAGCTCGATAACACCATCAGTGCTGTGCAGCAGGTCCTGGAGGAGGGGCGTGCCATGGACATCCTGTTGGCCCGAGACCGCATGTTGGCTCAGGTCCAGGAGCTGAAGAACGTCCGTAGCCTCCTAAAGCCCCAGGAAGATGACAGAGTGATGTTCACCCCGCCTGACCAGGCCCTGTACTTGGCCATTAAATCCTTGGGCTTTGTCAGTAGTGGGGCTTTTGCCCCCTTGACCAAGGCCACTGGGGAAGGCCTGAAGCGCGCCCTCCAAGGCAAGGTGGCCTCATTTACGGTGATCGGGTATGACCATGATGGGGAACCACGCCTTTCAGGGGGGGACCTGATGACCGCAGTGGTGATGGGGCCTGACGGGAACCTGTTTGGTGCCGACGTCAGTGATCAGCAGAATGGCACGTACCTGGTCAGCTACCGGCCACAGCTGGAGGGTGAGCACCTAGTCTCCGTTATGATCTGCAACCAACACATCAAGAATAGCCCCTTCAAGGTGCTGGTCAAGTCCGGTCGTAGCTATGTGGGTATCGGGCTGCCCGGTCTGGCCTTTGGCAGTGAAGGGGACAACGATGGGAAGCTGTGCCGCCCTTGGGGGGTCAGCGTGGACAAGGAAGGCTACATCATCGTGGCTGACCGCAGCAACAACCGAATCCAGGTGTTTAAACCCTGTGGCACCTTCCATCACAAGTTCGGTACGTTGGGCTCCAGGCCTGGCCAGTTCGACCGCCCTGCTGGCGTGGCGTGTGACTCCTCTCGGAAGATTGTGGTGGCCGACAAGGACAATCATCGCATCCAGATTTTCACATTTGAAGGCCAGTTCCTCCTCAAATTTGGGGAAAAGGGCACAAAGAACGGACAGTTCAACTACCCTTGGGATGTGGCGGTGAATTCAGAAGGCAAAATTCTCGTCTCTGATACGCGGAACCACCGAGTCCAGCTGTTCATGCCTGATGGGACCTTCCTGAACAAGTACGGCTTTGAAGGGGCCCTCTGGAAGCACTTTGATTCCCCCCGCGGTGTGACCTTCAACCATGAAGGCCATCTGGTGGTGACGGACTTCAACAACCACCGCCTGCTAGTCATCCACCCAGACTGCCAGTCTGCACGCTTCCTGGGGTCAGAGGGCACAGGCAACGGGCAGTTTCTTCGCCCTCAGGGCGTCGCTGTGGACCAGGAAGGACGCATCATAGTTGCTGATTCAAGGAATCATCGTGTGCAGATATTTGAATCCAATGGCAGTTTCATATGCAAGTTTGGTGCTCAGGGAAGTGGTTTTGGCCAAATGGACCGGCCCTCTGGCATAGCCGTCACTCCAGATGGTATGATCGTAGTGGTTGATTTCGGAAACAATCGAATCCTCATCTTTTAA